In one Juglans regia cultivar Chandler chromosome 11, Walnut 2.0, whole genome shotgun sequence genomic region, the following are encoded:
- the LOC109003365 gene encoding uncharacterized protein LOC109003365, whose protein sequence is MERKVSPEMNAELIKPYIAVEVLQALKEMHPNKTLGPDGQQLNREKIAMGFSANVDQNNRQAIMNLWCSTQVQQYDKYLGLPHVVGRSKSRAFAGIKHKVWLKLQGWKINMFSQGGREILLKAVALEIPSYAMSCFKIPTKLCSKIESMMARY, encoded by the exons atggagaggaaggtcTCACCTGAGATGAATGCTGAACTTATTAAACCTTACATAGCTGTTGAAGTTCTTCAAGCTTTGAAAGAGATGCACCCCAACAAAACACTAGGGCCTGATG GCCAACAGTTGAATAGAGAGAAAATAGCAATGGGTTTTAGTGCCAATGTGGATCAGAATAATAGGCAGGCTATTATGAATTTGTGGTGCTCAACTCAAGTGCAGCAATATGATAAGTATCTTGGGCTGCCCCATGTGGTGGGTAGGTCGAAATCAAGGGCTTTTGCAGGAATTAAGCACAAAGTTTGGCTCAAGTTGCAAGGATGGAAAATTAATATGTTCTCTCAAGGGGGTAGGGAAATCCTCCTTAAAGCAGTAGCTTTGGAAATTCCATCTTATGCCATGAGTTGCTTCAAGATTCCAACTAAGCTTTGCTCTAAAATTGAGAGTATGATGGCCAGATATTAG